A portion of the Natronococcus sp. AD-5 genome contains these proteins:
- a CDS encoding heavy metal translocating P-type ATPase, which produces MTVSRTEDDRCRLCESVLSETAVGASGDAFCSSGCRDVYEALGEPAGGDGADADRADRAGRDESTETGRRAGVGRGRANDETDREPPADGTDAEPSTAFFRIDGMHSALCETYLEAVAGARDGVVDVTASYVTETVRVDYDPDRTSTDELRDTLSRVGYTAYSREDAGGSEETAGGTRRSREMTGLRKRRTDDVLEVRYIVGVVFGSFLLVPYVTIFYPVHLSSFLEWEFFRRYGEVFATFDGMLFLPLFLILTGAVLYLTGMPLLRGAYVGLKLRRANAHLLATLTIVGAYAYGTLAFVLGRNDIYYDLTIVVAATVMGAVFYEATIKRRALDRLTELTVSQVDDARRLDPDGTTSEVPVEELTAGDRIVVREGERIPVDGVLAESACTVDEAVVTGESLPVSKRSGDDVVGGSVVAGGAAIVETGAETRSSIERLTETVWNVQSATHGVQRRADRLAVALVPLVVGAAVAVGAVRFALGGDATSTATAVLLTVIVASPWALALAAPVSVSANVRDAMSRGIVVFDETVFERLRGVDVVVFDKTGTLTTGEMRVLEADAPSELVRAASALEERASHPAATAIANAVDRGGDGLGRSRSDGGSVDGVSGDRDSPTIREFRSHATGAEGVVDGRRVLVGHPDLFREQGWTLDPSLESRIAEARNRGRLPVVAGRDGSADGAIVVGDEPRTEWATTVARLREAGIDVVVLTGDHAAASEFLERHADVAHVFADVPPAGKTAAIRRLAADREVAMVGDGTNDAPALAAADLGISLGGGTALAADAADLAIIEDDLVAVERAFALAAAAGRRVTQNLGLALAYNGVAIPAALLGLLNPLVTMTGLAVTGLLIVANASRPLVDEDRE; this is translated from the coding sequence GTGACCGTGTCTCGCACAGAGGACGACCGGTGTCGGCTCTGCGAGTCGGTCCTCTCCGAGACCGCCGTCGGCGCGTCCGGGGACGCGTTCTGCTCGAGCGGCTGTCGAGACGTGTACGAGGCGCTCGGAGAACCGGCTGGCGGAGACGGCGCCGACGCCGATCGGGCCGATCGGGCCGGTCGCGACGAGAGCACGGAGACCGGACGACGAGCGGGAGTCGGTCGGGGTCGCGCGAACGACGAAACCGATCGGGAGCCACCGGCGGACGGAACGGACGCCGAACCCAGCACCGCGTTCTTCCGTATCGACGGGATGCACTCCGCGCTGTGTGAGACGTACCTGGAAGCCGTCGCCGGCGCACGCGACGGCGTCGTCGACGTCACGGCGAGTTACGTCACGGAAACCGTCCGGGTCGACTACGATCCGGACCGCACCTCGACGGACGAGCTCCGGGATACCCTGAGCAGGGTCGGTTACACCGCGTACTCTCGCGAGGACGCCGGTGGCAGCGAAGAGACGGCGGGCGGAACCCGCCGGTCGCGCGAGATGACCGGCCTCCGAAAGCGGCGGACGGACGACGTCCTCGAGGTCCGGTACATCGTCGGCGTCGTCTTCGGCTCGTTTCTGCTGGTTCCGTACGTCACGATCTTCTACCCGGTCCACCTCTCGTCGTTTCTCGAGTGGGAGTTCTTCCGGCGCTACGGGGAGGTGTTCGCGACGTTCGACGGGATGCTGTTCCTGCCGCTGTTTCTCATCCTGACGGGGGCCGTCCTCTACCTGACCGGGATGCCGCTCCTGCGCGGCGCGTACGTCGGTCTGAAACTGCGCCGAGCGAACGCGCACCTGCTGGCTACCCTCACGATCGTCGGCGCCTACGCCTACGGAACGCTCGCGTTCGTTCTCGGACGAAACGACATCTACTACGACCTGACGATCGTCGTCGCGGCGACCGTAATGGGCGCGGTCTTCTACGAGGCGACGATCAAGCGACGCGCGCTGGACCGGCTCACCGAACTCACGGTGTCGCAGGTCGACGACGCTCGCCGGCTGGACCCGGACGGGACGACGAGCGAAGTGCCGGTCGAGGAACTGACGGCCGGCGATCGCATTGTGGTCCGAGAGGGCGAACGGATCCCGGTCGACGGCGTGCTGGCGGAGAGCGCGTGCACGGTCGACGAAGCGGTCGTCACCGGGGAGTCGCTTCCAGTCTCGAAGCGATCCGGAGACGACGTCGTCGGGGGCTCGGTCGTCGCCGGCGGCGCCGCGATCGTCGAAACGGGCGCGGAGACGAGAAGCAGCATCGAGCGACTCACGGAGACCGTCTGGAACGTACAGAGCGCGACGCACGGCGTCCAGCGACGGGCGGACCGGCTCGCCGTGGCGCTCGTGCCGCTCGTCGTCGGCGCCGCCGTCGCCGTCGGTGCGGTCCGGTTCGCGCTCGGCGGGGACGCGACGAGCACCGCGACGGCCGTCCTCCTGACCGTGATCGTCGCGAGTCCCTGGGCGCTCGCGCTCGCGGCACCCGTCTCGGTCTCGGCGAACGTTCGGGACGCGATGAGCCGCGGAATCGTCGTCTTCGACGAGACCGTCTTCGAACGGCTTCGCGGCGTCGACGTCGTCGTCTTCGACAAGACCGGGACGCTGACGACCGGCGAGATGCGCGTTCTCGAGGCCGACGCCCCGTCGGAACTGGTCCGGGCCGCGAGCGCGCTGGAAGAGCGAGCGTCGCATCCCGCGGCGACGGCGATCGCGAACGCGGTCGATCGCGGGGGCGACGGCCTCGGCCGCTCCCGATCGGACGGCGGCTCCGTCGACGGCGTCTCCGGCGACCGCGATTCGCCGACGATTCGGGAGTTCCGGAGCCACGCGACCGGCGCGGAAGGCGTCGTCGACGGGCGGCGGGTGCTCGTCGGCCACCCCGACCTCTTTCGGGAGCAGGGCTGGACGCTCGATCCGTCGCTCGAGTCGCGGATCGCGGAGGCCCGAAATCGCGGCCGGCTCCCCGTCGTCGCGGGGCGGGACGGGAGCGCCGACGGCGCGATCGTCGTCGGCGACGAGCCGCGGACGGAGTGGGCGACGACGGTGGCGCGACTGCGCGAGGCCGGCATCGACGTCGTCGTGCTCACCGGCGACCACGCCGCGGCGAGCGAGTTCCTCGAGCGCCACGCCGACGTCGCGCACGTCTTCGCGGACGTCCCGCCCGCGGGGAAGACGGCGGCGATCCGCCGGCTGGCCGCCGACCGGGAGGTGGCGATGGTCGGCGACGGAACGAACGACGCGCCGGCGCTCGCCGCGGCGGATCTGGGGATCTCGCTCGGCGGCGGGACCGCGCTGGCCGCCGACGCGGCCGATCTCGCGATCATCGAGGACGACCTCGTCGCCGTCGAGCGCGCGTTCGCGTTGGCCGCCGCCGCCGGCCGCCGCGTCACGCAGAACCTCGGGCTGGCGCTCGCCTACAACGGCGTGGCGATCCCGGCCGCGCTGCTCGGACTGTTGAATCCGCTGGTCACGATGACCGGCCTCGCCGTAACCGGACTGCTGATCGTCGCGAACGCCTCGCGGCCGCTGGTCGACGAGGACCGGGAGTGA
- a CDS encoding MFS transporter → MRGGVAERRGAYGLVVVATLSYTCLMFVWFSLPAYLSTIIAELDLSSTEAGVVAGAVPLTYIPLALFSGLAVDRIGPGRSLAVGVVCYGLAQVGRSVATGFPSLLAFTLLIGVGATAVTFGLPKLVSVLFPADRTGLPSSIYLVGASAGTATVFAVGRPTLGPWLGGWRPLFLWSGVVAIGYGLVWYLVARRLRIDERTAENDADERGGTGGRAGGNGTDSALESIRRDLRLILTHRELQLLVVVGTVYLLASHGIQGWLPTVLESRGVAADRAGRTTGLFVAAYAVGIFAVPAFADRYGARPTALMICGGVFFAGVAGMMVAGTLGVVLLGSVVVAGIGVGGLSPLIRAIPPALEGIGARLTGTAVGFIFAVGEIGGFLGPLLVGSLHDATGSYAPGLGLIATAGLVVVVVGGTLRRTVT, encoded by the coding sequence ATGCGCGGAGGGGTCGCCGAACGAAGGGGAGCGTACGGGCTGGTCGTCGTCGCGACGCTCAGCTACACCTGCCTGATGTTCGTCTGGTTCTCGCTGCCGGCGTACCTCTCGACGATCATCGCGGAACTCGACCTCTCGAGCACCGAAGCCGGCGTCGTCGCGGGAGCGGTGCCCCTGACCTACATTCCGCTCGCGCTGTTCTCGGGGCTCGCGGTGGACCGGATCGGCCCCGGCCGGAGCCTCGCGGTCGGCGTGGTTTGCTACGGGCTCGCGCAGGTCGGCCGGAGCGTCGCGACCGGATTCCCGTCGCTGCTCGCGTTCACGCTCCTGATCGGCGTCGGCGCGACCGCCGTCACGTTCGGGCTGCCGAAGCTCGTCTCGGTGCTCTTCCCGGCGGATCGGACCGGACTCCCGTCCTCGATCTACCTCGTCGGCGCGTCGGCGGGAACGGCGACCGTCTTCGCCGTCGGCAGGCCGACGCTGGGTCCGTGGCTCGGCGGCTGGCGGCCGCTCTTCCTCTGGAGCGGGGTCGTCGCGATCGGCTACGGCCTGGTCTGGTACCTCGTCGCCCGACGGTTGCGGATAGACGAGCGAACCGCCGAGAACGACGCGGACGAGAGAGGGGGTACGGGCGGGAGAGCGGGCGGTAACGGGACCGACTCGGCGCTCGAGTCGATTCGACGCGATCTCCGGCTGATCCTCACCCACCGCGAGCTCCAGCTCCTGGTCGTCGTCGGCACGGTGTACCTGCTGGCGAGCCACGGGATCCAGGGGTGGCTCCCGACGGTACTCGAGTCGCGAGGGGTGGCGGCCGACCGCGCGGGCCGGACGACGGGCCTGTTCGTCGCCGCCTACGCGGTCGGGATCTTCGCCGTCCCCGCGTTCGCCGACCGGTACGGGGCGCGACCGACCGCCCTGATGATCTGCGGCGGCGTGTTCTTCGCCGGCGTGGCGGGGATGATGGTCGCGGGGACGCTCGGGGTCGTGTTGCTCGGCAGCGTCGTCGTCGCCGGCATCGGCGTCGGCGGGCTCTCGCCGCTGATCCGGGCGATTCCGCCGGCGCTCGAGGGGATCGGCGCGCGGTTGACCGGAACCGCCGTCGGCTTCATCTTCGCGGTCGGGGAGATCGGCGGCTTCCTCGGCCCGCTCCTCGTCGGGAGCCTGCACGACGCGACGGGGTCGTACGCTCCGGGATTAGGACTGATCGCGACGGCGGGACTCGTCGTGGTGGTCGTCGGCGGAACGCTGCGTCGAACGGTTACGTGA
- a CDS encoding sulfatase has product MDEPNGSDDESHTNVRNVVFVVLDTARANSVSDETAPALTALANEGTVFENAFATAPWTLPSHASIFTGLYPSEHGAHGGHTYLDEELRTLPEAFADAGYETIGVSNNTWITEEFGFDRGFDDLRKGWQYIQSDADMGAVVRGEDLNEKLQATRNRLFDGNPIVNAANILYSEVFQPAGDDGADRSTSWIGNWLESRTDNRPFFLFCNFIEPHVEYDPPREYAERFLPDWASYEDATAIRQDPRAYDCEDYDITEREFRLLRGLYRAELAYVDDQLARLREALVAAGEWEDTLLVVCGDHGENIGEHGFFGHQYNLYDTLLNVPLVLHGGSFTGGGRRRDLVQLLDLPATLLETVGVDDHDLLEQGHSRSFHPDSAVGGRDAVFAEYVSPQPSIERLEARFGEIPDRVRAFDRRLRAVRTTEYKYVRGDDGFERLHDIERDPAERNDVAAEKPDRVRALRGQLESQFEPLAESDAGEEVAMREGTKERLADLGYL; this is encoded by the coding sequence ATGGACGAACCCAACGGGAGTGATGATGAGTCACACACCAATGTACGGAACGTCGTCTTTGTCGTCCTCGATACGGCTCGAGCGAACAGCGTTAGTGACGAAACGGCGCCGGCATTGACGGCGCTCGCGAACGAGGGAACGGTCTTCGAGAACGCGTTCGCGACCGCGCCGTGGACGTTGCCCTCCCACGCGTCGATATTCACCGGCCTGTATCCTTCCGAACACGGCGCCCACGGCGGGCACACCTACCTCGACGAGGAACTCCGAACGCTCCCCGAGGCCTTCGCCGACGCGGGCTACGAGACGATCGGCGTCTCGAACAACACCTGGATCACCGAGGAGTTCGGCTTCGATCGCGGCTTCGACGACCTCCGAAAGGGGTGGCAGTACATCCAGTCCGACGCCGACATGGGCGCGGTCGTCCGGGGCGAGGACCTGAACGAAAAGCTCCAGGCCACCCGCAACCGACTCTTCGACGGCAATCCGATCGTCAACGCCGCAAACATCCTCTACAGCGAGGTGTTCCAGCCGGCCGGCGACGACGGGGCCGACCGCTCGACCAGCTGGATCGGCAACTGGCTCGAGAGCCGGACCGACAACCGTCCGTTCTTCCTGTTCTGTAACTTCATCGAACCCCACGTCGAGTACGATCCGCCGCGAGAGTACGCGGAGCGGTTCCTCCCGGACTGGGCGAGCTACGAGGACGCCACCGCGATCAGACAGGATCCGCGGGCCTACGACTGCGAGGACTACGACATCACCGAGCGGGAGTTCCGACTCCTCCGCGGCCTCTATCGGGCCGAACTCGCGTACGTCGACGACCAGCTCGCGCGGCTCCGGGAGGCGCTCGTGGCGGCCGGCGAGTGGGAGGACACCCTGCTGGTCGTCTGCGGCGATCACGGCGAGAACATCGGCGAGCACGGCTTTTTCGGCCACCAGTACAACCTCTACGACACGTTGCTCAACGTTCCGCTGGTGCTCCACGGCGGTTCCTTTACCGGCGGCGGGCGACGCCGGGACCTCGTTCAACTGCTCGACCTCCCCGCGACGCTGCTCGAGACGGTCGGCGTCGACGATCACGACCTGCTCGAGCAGGGCCACAGCCGGTCGTTCCACCCCGACAGCGCCGTCGGCGGACGTGACGCCGTCTTCGCCGAATACGTCTCGCCGCAGCCCTCGATCGAACGGCTCGAGGCCCGCTTCGGCGAGATTCCGGACCGGGTCCGCGCGTTCGATCGTCGCCTCCGGGCCGTCCGCACGACCGAGTACAAGTACGTCCGCGGCGACGACGGGTTCGAGCGACTGCACGACATCGAGCGCGATCCGGCCGAGCGAAACGACGTTGCGGCCGAGAAACCCGACCGGGTTCGAGCGCTTCGCGGGCAGCTCGAGTCGCAGTTCGAACCGCTCGCGGAGAGTGACGCGGGCGAGGAGGTCGCCATGCGAGAGGGAACGAAAGAGCGGCTGGCGGACCTCGGCTACCTTTGA
- a CDS encoding HpcH/HpaI aldolase family protein produces the protein MSPSPRTNALRQTLENDDVALGVLESTYSPALVELYGDLGLDFVWIDLEHAGPSPWNGDRMEGLLRAADATDTELLVRLPEPDPGMIRKALDAGVRNLFVSRIETAEQARRAVEASRFRYDGAAGKRGFANPRASRWGMAEEYVETEDEEIVVGVTIENETAIENLEDILAVPELGFAFAGPLDLAVALGHPGEPTHEDVQAEIETIREAALEADVPLGGLGFGMDDVNEKADAGYQMLNIGSTTGALQSAVESWLGDYDGDR, from the coding sequence ATGTCCCCGTCACCGCGAACGAACGCGCTTCGACAGACGCTCGAGAACGACGACGTCGCGCTGGGCGTCCTCGAGAGCACCTACAGCCCCGCGCTCGTCGAACTCTACGGCGACCTCGGGCTGGACTTCGTCTGGATCGACCTCGAACACGCCGGGCCGAGTCCGTGGAACGGCGACCGGATGGAGGGCCTCCTCCGCGCGGCTGACGCGACCGACACCGAACTGCTCGTCCGACTGCCGGAGCCCGATCCGGGCATGATCCGGAAGGCGCTCGACGCGGGCGTCCGGAACCTGTTCGTCTCCCGTATCGAGACCGCCGAGCAGGCTCGGCGGGCGGTCGAGGCGTCCCGGTTCCGGTACGACGGCGCGGCCGGAAAGCGCGGCTTCGCCAACCCCCGCGCGAGCCGGTGGGGGATGGCGGAGGAGTACGTCGAGACGGAGGACGAGGAGATCGTCGTCGGCGTGACGATCGAGAACGAGACGGCGATCGAGAACCTCGAGGACATCCTCGCGGTGCCCGAACTGGGATTCGCCTTCGCCGGGCCGCTCGATCTCGCGGTCGCGCTCGGCCATCCCGGCGAGCCGACCCACGAAGACGTCCAGGCGGAGATCGAGACGATCCGGGAGGCCGCCCTCGAGGCCGACGTCCCCCTCGGCGGACTGGGGTTCGGAATGGACGACGTCAACGAGAAGGCCGACGCGGGGTACCAGATGCTGAATATCGGGAGCACGACCGGCGCGTTACAGAGCGCGGTGGAATCGTGGCTCGGCGACTACGACGGCGATCGCTAG
- a CDS encoding DCC1-like thiol-disulfide oxidoreductase family protein — MSEPTLVFDDDCGFCTWWAEFFDERTDVRIVGFSDLTPELRDRLPEYYEECSHLVTDEAVYSCGASLEEGLARIDDDGGVTREAIDFLRNFEDYERLREHGYRWVADNRDVWGQFISKTPPVRRE, encoded by the coding sequence ATGTCCGAACCGACGCTCGTCTTCGACGACGACTGCGGCTTCTGTACGTGGTGGGCCGAGTTCTTCGACGAACGGACGGACGTCCGCATCGTCGGGTTCAGCGATCTCACGCCCGAACTGCGCGATCGACTGCCCGAGTACTACGAGGAGTGCTCGCACCTGGTGACCGACGAGGCGGTGTACTCCTGCGGCGCGTCGCTCGAGGAGGGTCTCGCCCGGATCGACGACGACGGCGGCGTGACGCGAGAGGCGATCGACTTCCTCCGGAACTTCGAGGACTACGAGCGGCTTCGCGAGCACGGCTACCGGTGGGTCGCGGACAACCGCGACGTCTGGGGCCAGTTCATCTCGAAGACGCCGCCGGTTCGGCGGGAGTGA
- a CDS encoding response regulator — MTPSSEVLLVEDNPGDVRLIQEAFSESEGDHALHVAATGGDALEWLNERARDPDRSNPDLVLLDLNLPGTDGYDVLEAIRGHSKLRRLPVVVLTSSNASEDVEKCYRTHANAYLTKPIDTGVLVSMVRVIERFWFEHARLPPEPQ; from the coding sequence ATGACCCCCTCGAGCGAGGTGCTGCTCGTCGAGGACAACCCCGGCGACGTCCGCCTGATTCAGGAGGCGTTCAGCGAGTCCGAGGGCGATCACGCGCTTCACGTGGCCGCGACCGGTGGCGACGCGCTCGAGTGGCTGAACGAGCGAGCGCGAGATCCGGATCGATCCAATCCGGATCTCGTCCTTCTGGATCTGAACCTGCCCGGCACGGACGGCTACGACGTGCTCGAGGCGATCAGGGGCCACTCGAAGCTTCGGCGACTGCCCGTCGTCGTCCTCACGAGTTCGAACGCCAGCGAGGACGTGGAGAAGTGTTATCGCACGCACGCGAACGCCTATCTGACGAAACCGATCGATACCGGCGTACTCGTCTCCATGGTGCGCGTGATCGAACGGTTCTGGTTCGAGCACGCGCGCCTTCCGCCGGAGCCGCAGTAG
- a CDS encoding Na+/H+ antiporter NhaC family protein, which produces MSYESLPIGALALAPPLLAIVLAMYTRQVLVSLFAGIWIGALMVADWNPVAATALSMDWIVEVVRSPFNTRFLLLIMFMGAGAAFIYKSGGIIALQNWIGHRVNTARDSHILTWLIGVFIFFDSYTSTIVTGNATRELSEENDSSREMHAYVLDSTTSPVTTFGPVSNWIGYQVSMIIVGFEAARFTADEVGITAFGLFLQSIPWNIYCFMAFFMVGFISITQRFYGPMLDAEWRSRKEKKTLREDATPLSDITTDVGEPSEKNPTLFNFFVPILTLLIVGLVSMWWLGGGYEPGVDIATAFQETDVALGLLYGAFAFMAAGMIGALGFGTMGLDEAGDVVINGFKTMMIAAAIIVLAWGIGHAAERVGTAEFIVDAMVGSGIPGSLLPLIIFAAAMFIAFTTGTSWGTMAIVTPLAIPLGYELVGLSVLPVLMGALFGGAIWGDHVSPISDTTVMSSIFSGSDHIDHVNTQIPFAMTAAGVTAIALLLYAAGVTSAAVLLPLSFVLTATAVVVLNKLDARRKNLPEVMPTARAIDDGDVDVDAIERDDVRAETANADGAYDHFEVIPVTAVIVVLGYLTLLFGFAMLAT; this is translated from the coding sequence ATGTCATACGAATCGCTTCCGATCGGTGCACTGGCGCTAGCACCGCCGCTTCTCGCGATCGTGCTCGCGATGTACACGCGGCAGGTGCTGGTGTCGCTGTTCGCCGGCATCTGGATCGGCGCGCTGATGGTCGCCGACTGGAACCCCGTCGCGGCGACGGCGCTGTCGATGGATTGGATCGTCGAGGTGGTCCGATCGCCGTTCAACACCAGATTCCTGCTGTTGATCATGTTCATGGGCGCCGGCGCCGCGTTCATCTACAAATCCGGCGGGATCATCGCGCTGCAGAACTGGATCGGCCACCGGGTGAACACGGCCCGCGATTCCCACATCCTGACCTGGCTCATCGGCGTGTTCATTTTCTTCGACTCGTACACGAGCACGATCGTCACGGGGAACGCCACTCGAGAGCTCTCCGAGGAGAACGATAGCTCGCGCGAGATGCACGCGTACGTACTCGACTCGACGACCTCGCCGGTCACCACCTTCGGGCCGGTCTCGAACTGGATCGGGTACCAGGTGTCGATGATCATCGTCGGCTTCGAGGCGGCCCGGTTCACCGCCGACGAGGTGGGGATCACCGCGTTCGGACTCTTCCTCCAGAGCATTCCGTGGAACATCTACTGCTTCATGGCGTTTTTCATGGTCGGGTTCATTTCGATCACCCAGCGGTTCTACGGGCCGATGCTGGACGCCGAGTGGCGCTCGCGCAAGGAGAAGAAGACCCTTCGCGAGGACGCGACGCCGCTATCCGACATCACGACCGACGTCGGCGAACCGAGCGAAAAGAACCCGACGCTGTTCAACTTCTTCGTCCCGATCCTGACCTTACTGATCGTGGGACTGGTTTCGATGTGGTGGCTCGGCGGCGGGTACGAACCCGGCGTCGATATCGCGACCGCGTTTCAGGAGACCGACGTCGCTCTCGGCCTCCTCTACGGAGCGTTCGCGTTCATGGCCGCGGGAATGATCGGTGCGCTCGGCTTCGGAACGATGGGTCTCGACGAGGCCGGCGACGTCGTCATCAACGGGTTCAAGACGATGATGATCGCGGCCGCGATCATCGTCCTCGCCTGGGGTATCGGACACGCGGCCGAACGGGTCGGAACCGCCGAGTTCATCGTCGACGCGATGGTCGGCAGCGGCATCCCGGGATCGCTCCTCCCGCTCATCATCTTCGCCGCCGCGATGTTTATCGCGTTCACGACCGGAACGTCCTGGGGGACCATGGCGATCGTGACGCCGCTGGCGATTCCGCTCGGCTACGAACTGGTCGGCCTCTCGGTGCTCCCCGTTCTCATGGGCGCGCTGTTCGGCGGGGCCATCTGGGGCGACCACGTTTCGCCGATCAGCGATACGACCGTCATGTCCTCGATCTTCTCCGGATCGGACCACATCGATCACGTGAACACGCAGATCCCGTTCGCGATGACCGCGGCCGGCGTCACCGCTATCGCGTTACTCCTGTACGCCGCCGGCGTCACCTCCGCCGCGGTACTGCTTCCGCTGTCGTTCGTCCTGACGGCGACCGCGGTCGTCGTCCTGAACAAACTGGACGCCCGCCGGAAGAACCTTCCCGAGGTCATGCCGACCGCTCGAGCGATCGACGACGGTGACGTCGACGTCGATGCGATCGAACGAGACGACGTCCGCGCCGAAACGGCGAACGCCGACGGCGCGTACGATCACTTCGAAGTTATCCCCGTGACCGCCGTCATCGTCGTTCTCGGCTACCTCACGCTGCTGTTCGGATTCGCCATGCTCGCTACCTGA
- a CDS encoding DegT/DnrJ/EryC1/StrS family aminotransferase: protein MTGAYPIATGGTFPDKEWVLAEIEEILDGEARLTMGDHCAAFEREFADYVGRDHGIVTNSCTSALETVFRTLDVSGEEVIVPPQTFAANASSVLSTGGELRFADIEPSDHNLSLESVRERIGDETAAVVVVHFAGNVCERTPELRALCEEHDAVLIEDCSHAHGAALDGRPAGSMGHVACFSFYATKVMTTGEGGMILTDDEEFAREVAAVRNRGLDPATDDSRFEFLGSNYRLSELAAVLGRSQLEHVDAFVDHRNEIARVYDDVFSELADRGVARPVSPPPNVRSSYWRYPVALDDGLDRTRIRDRLREEGITVDFAYDPPLHRQPFVTERYDTDGVAPNAESAMSRHVCLPIHRDLTVEDAKYVGERAASAIRKAGSATVDR from the coding sequence GTGACGGGAGCGTATCCGATCGCGACGGGCGGAACGTTCCCGGACAAAGAGTGGGTACTTGCCGAAATAGAGGAGATACTCGACGGCGAGGCGCGGTTGACGATGGGCGATCATTGCGCGGCGTTCGAACGCGAGTTCGCCGACTACGTCGGCCGCGATCACGGAATCGTGACGAACTCGTGTACGTCGGCCCTGGAGACGGTCTTCCGGACGCTCGACGTCAGCGGCGAGGAGGTGATCGTGCCGCCCCAGACGTTCGCCGCGAACGCCTCGTCGGTGCTGTCGACGGGCGGGGAGCTTCGGTTCGCGGACATCGAGCCGTCCGATCACAACCTATCGCTCGAGTCGGTCCGAGAGCGGATCGGCGACGAGACGGCGGCCGTCGTCGTCGTCCACTTCGCCGGCAACGTCTGCGAGCGAACGCCGGAGCTGCGAGCGCTCTGCGAGGAACACGACGCCGTCCTGATCGAGGACTGCTCGCACGCCCACGGGGCCGCGCTCGACGGCAGACCGGCCGGAAGCATGGGTCACGTGGCGTGTTTCTCCTTTTACGCGACCAAGGTGATGACGACCGGGGAGGGCGGGATGATCCTGACGGACGACGAGGAGTTCGCCAGGGAGGTCGCGGCCGTCCGGAATCGCGGGCTCGATCCGGCGACCGACGACTCGCGCTTCGAGTTCCTCGGCAGCAACTACCGGCTGTCCGAACTCGCGGCCGTGCTCGGTCGGAGCCAGCTCGAGCACGTCGACGCCTTCGTCGACCACCGCAACGAGATCGCCCGGGTCTACGACGACGTCTTCTCCGAACTCGCCGACCGGGGCGTCGCCCGGCCCGTCTCGCCGCCGCCGAACGTTCGCTCGAGTTACTGGCGCTACCCCGTCGCGCTCGATGACGGCCTCGACCGGACCCGGATTCGGGACCGCCTCCGCGAGGAGGGGATCACCGTCGACTTCGCGTACGATCCGCCCCTGCACCGCCAGCCGTTCGTGACCGAGCGGTACGACACCGACGGCGTCGCCCCGAACGCGGAGTCGGCGATGAGTCGGCACGTCTGCCTTCCCATCCATCGGGACCTGACGGTCGAAGACGCGAAATACGTCGGCGAGCGAGCCGCCAGCGCGATCCGAAAAGCGGGGTCGGCGACGGTGGATCGATAG